A portion of the Cohaesibacter gelatinilyticus genome contains these proteins:
- the hrcA gene encoding heat-inducible transcriptional repressor HrcA, with the protein MIDRNMLLSASELAGMDDRLKDIFRHIVDSYLATGDPVGSRNISKALPHSLSPASVRNVMADLEQLGLIYAPHTSAGRLPTEMGLRFFVDAMMEFGDLSNDERHRIERQMTPGHQQSAGFEGLLTKASQMLSGLSSGAGLVMASKQDRLLKHIEFVRLEATKALVVLVDEEDKVENRLIDLPAGLPASALTEASNFLNAHISGKSLDAARQDIEAHRHIVQQELDELTAKLVDAGLATWTGATLDQPQSLIVRGRSNLLEDVTAKEDLDRIRHLFDDLESKRDLIQLLELAQDGDGVRIYIGSENQLFSLSGSSVIVSPYRNSEQKIVGVLGVIGPTRLNYARIVPMVDYTAKVLSSMISEP; encoded by the coding sequence ATGATTGATCGCAACATGTTGTTGTCAGCTTCCGAACTGGCAGGAATGGATGACCGGCTAAAAGATATTTTCCGGCATATCGTGGATTCCTATCTGGCAACCGGTGATCCCGTTGGCTCACGCAATATTTCCAAGGCACTCCCTCATTCGCTCTCGCCAGCTTCTGTGCGCAATGTGATGGCAGATCTGGAACAGTTGGGTCTGATCTATGCACCCCATACATCTGCTGGACGTTTGCCCACGGAAATGGGACTTCGTTTCTTCGTGGATGCCATGATGGAGTTTGGAGATCTCTCCAATGACGAACGTCACCGTATCGAGCGGCAGATGACGCCGGGCCATCAACAAAGTGCCGGATTTGAAGGATTGCTCACCAAAGCCAGTCAGATGTTATCGGGACTGTCAAGCGGGGCAGGACTGGTCATGGCCAGCAAACAGGATCGCTTGCTCAAACATATCGAATTCGTTCGACTGGAAGCAACCAAGGCACTTGTTGTTCTGGTGGATGAGGAAGACAAGGTCGAAAATCGTCTCATCGATTTACCAGCAGGCCTGCCTGCTTCGGCTCTGACCGAGGCCAGCAATTTTCTCAATGCTCATATCTCTGGCAAAAGCCTTGATGCCGCACGTCAAGATATCGAAGCTCATCGCCATATTGTGCAGCAAGAACTGGATGAACTGACAGCAAAGCTCGTTGATGCGGGCCTTGCGACCTGGACCGGGGCAACCTTGGACCAACCGCAAAGCTTGATCGTGCGCGGACGCTCCAATCTGCTGGAAGATGTTACCGCCAAGGAAGATCTGGATCGCATTCGTCATCTTTTTGATGATCTGGAAAGCAAACGAGATTTGATCCAGCTTTTGGAACTGGCCCAAGATGGCGATGGCGTGCGCATCTATATTGGTTCGGAGAACCAGTTGTTCTCACTATCCGGCTCGTCGGTGATCGTCTCACCCTATCGCAATAGTGAGCAGAAAATTGTTGGTGTTTTGGGAGTGATAGGACCAACCCGGCTCAATTATGCCCGGATTGTGCCTATGGTGGACTATACTGCCAAGGTTCTCAGTTCCATGATTTCGGAACCTTGA
- the rph gene encoding ribonuclease PH, with amino-acid sequence MRPSKRNPDEKRQVSLERNVSKHAEGSCIIKCGDTHVLCTASLEERIPPWLRGQGRGWVTAEYGMLPRATGDRMRREAQAGKQSGRTQEIQRLIGRSLRAVVDLEALGERQITVDCDVIQADGGTRTASITGAWIALRDCIEWMRARGMIAADAVVLKDQLAAISCGIYQGTPVLDLDYLEDSDAETDANFVMTGKGGIVEVQGTAEGEPFSHDELMQMLELAKKGIGELVELQEANKD; translated from the coding sequence ATGCGTCCATCCAAGCGAAATCCCGATGAAAAGCGCCAGGTGAGTCTGGAGCGCAATGTTTCCAAACATGCAGAAGGGTCCTGCATCATCAAATGCGGTGATACCCATGTTCTTTGTACGGCATCTTTGGAAGAGCGCATTCCACCTTGGTTGCGTGGTCAGGGCCGTGGTTGGGTAACGGCTGAATATGGCATGTTGCCCCGCGCCACTGGCGATCGTATGCGCCGTGAAGCCCAAGCTGGCAAACAGTCCGGCCGTACGCAGGAAATCCAGCGTCTGATCGGTCGCTCCTTGCGTGCAGTGGTCGATCTGGAAGCTCTGGGAGAGCGTCAGATTACGGTCGATTGCGATGTCATTCAGGCCGATGGTGGTACCCGTACCGCCTCCATCACTGGTGCGTGGATTGCCCTGCGTGATTGCATCGAATGGATGCGTGCTCGTGGCATGATTGCCGCCGACGCAGTTGTGCTGAAGGATCAGCTGGCAGCAATTTCTTGCGGTATCTACCAGGGCACACCAGTTCTGGATCTGGACTATCTGGAAGATTCTGACGCTGAGACCGATGCCAACTTCGTCATGACAGGTAAGGGCGGCATTGTAGAAGTTCAAGGCACCGCTGAAGGCGAGCCATTCTCTCACGACGAACTGATGCAGATGCTGGAATTGGCCAAGAAAGGCATTGGCGAGCTGGTCGAATTGCAGGAAGCCAATAAAGACTAA
- a CDS encoding cytochrome-c peroxidase, with protein sequence MPVANANGEPVLPNDTSTLEGLGAALFFDENLSKNRTMSCATCHSAETGFADPRDNGFDEPVNRAVSLGDDGESIGDRNAPAAGYAAFSPDFHKNREGLWVGGQFWDGREKDLAGQAGGPPLNPIEMGMPDKASVVERLQENETYIKSFKHLFGEDIFKDSDKAYGSMTKAIAAFEKTDYFAPFDSRYDRYLRGEVKFTKQEELGRTLFFSPQFTNCNICHQLHTTPGAARETFSNYQYFNIGVPVNEAVRNVNGSKPGTIDHGLLANPAVTAKNWDGKFKTSTLRNVAVTGPYMHNGVFKDLKTVVQFYNRYNSLKKSSQINPETGKTWGKPEVPATLDVKELTTGPALDEKRINALVAFMKTLTDKRYEHLLEE encoded by the coding sequence ATGCCAGTGGCAAATGCCAATGGTGAGCCAGTGCTGCCAAATGATACATCTACATTGGAAGGTCTGGGCGCGGCTCTGTTCTTTGATGAAAATCTCTCGAAGAACCGCACCATGTCTTGTGCCACCTGTCATTCGGCAGAAACCGGTTTTGCCGATCCGCGCGATAATGGTTTTGATGAACCGGTCAATCGAGCGGTATCCTTGGGCGATGATGGGGAATCCATTGGAGACCGAAATGCTCCAGCAGCGGGTTATGCCGCATTCTCTCCGGACTTCCATAAGAATAGAGAAGGTCTTTGGGTCGGTGGCCAATTCTGGGATGGACGTGAAAAAGATCTCGCAGGGCAGGCAGGTGGCCCTCCTCTGAATCCTATTGAAATGGGCATGCCTGACAAGGCGTCCGTCGTTGAGCGACTGCAAGAGAATGAAACCTATATCAAGAGCTTCAAACATCTCTTCGGAGAGGATATCTTCAAAGATTCTGATAAAGCCTATGGCTCCATGACCAAGGCCATCGCAGCTTTTGAAAAAACAGATTATTTTGCACCGTTCGATTCCAGATATGATCGATACCTGCGCGGAGAAGTGAAATTTACCAAGCAGGAGGAGTTGGGGCGTACCCTTTTTTTCAGCCCGCAATTCACCAATTGTAATATTTGCCATCAACTCCATACAACACCGGGTGCGGCCAGAGAGACCTTCTCCAATTATCAATATTTCAATATTGGCGTGCCGGTGAATGAAGCTGTCCGCAACGTCAATGGCTCCAAACCCGGCACCATTGATCATGGGTTGCTGGCCAACCCGGCCGTCACCGCAAAAAATTGGGACGGAAAATTCAAGACGTCAACCTTGCGCAATGTTGCGGTCACTGGTCCCTATATGCATAACGGCGTCTTCAAGGATCTGAAAACGGTTGTCCAGTTCTACAATCGCTATAACAGCCTCAAAAAATCCTCACAGATCAATCCGGAGACGGGTAAGACATGGGGAAAACCGGAAGTGCCCGCAACCTTGGATGTCAAGGAGCTGACCACCGGTCCGGCTCTGGATGAAAAGCGGATCAATGCTCTGGTTGCTTTCATGAAAACGCTCACAGACAAACGCTACGAACATCTGCTCGAAGAGTAG
- the gshB gene encoding glutathione synthase, whose product MVKPLKVAFQMDHIESINIAGDSTFALMLEAQNRGHQLYHYVVESMAQEDGEIFASLEPVIVKDEVGDHYELGEAIRTNLAEMDVIHMRQDPPFDMGYISATHLLERIHPKTLVVNDPAEVRNAPEKIFVTEYPDLMPPTLITRFESELRRFKEKYGDIVMKPLYGNGGAAVFRLRQEDQNFGSLMGLFGEIFREPWVAQQFLPDVKDGDKRIILVDGEPVGAINRIPAADDLRSNMVQGGQAQKTELTEREIEICARIGPALKERGFIFVGIDVIGGYLTEINVTSPTGIRAIQRLDGIDIAAIIWDKIEAKKQ is encoded by the coding sequence ATGGTCAAGCCGCTCAAGGTCGCCTTCCAGATGGATCACATTGAAAGCATCAATATTGCTGGAGATTCCACCTTTGCATTGATGCTGGAAGCGCAAAATCGTGGCCATCAGCTCTATCACTATGTGGTTGAAAGCATGGCGCAGGAAGATGGCGAAATCTTTGCCAGTCTTGAGCCAGTGATCGTCAAGGATGAAGTTGGTGATCATTATGAGTTGGGCGAGGCGATACGCACCAATCTGGCGGAAATGGATGTAATCCATATGCGTCAGGATCCGCCCTTCGATATGGGCTATATCTCGGCAACGCATCTGCTGGAGCGCATTCATCCAAAAACCTTGGTCGTGAATGATCCGGCAGAGGTGCGCAATGCGCCTGAAAAGATCTTTGTGACCGAATATCCGGATCTGATGCCGCCAACCTTGATCACACGTTTCGAATCCGAGTTGCGCCGTTTCAAGGAAAAATATGGCGATATTGTCATGAAGCCGCTCTATGGAAATGGGGGGGCTGCGGTGTTTCGCCTTCGTCAGGAAGATCAGAATTTTGGCTCATTGATGGGCCTGTTTGGTGAAATCTTCCGTGAGCCATGGGTGGCTCAGCAATTTTTGCCCGATGTCAAAGACGGCGACAAGCGTATCATATTAGTAGATGGAGAACCTGTTGGGGCGATTAACCGCATTCCGGCGGCGGACGATTTGCGCTCCAATATGGTTCAGGGCGGCCAGGCCCAGAAAACAGAATTGACCGAACGGGAGATTGAGATTTGTGCCCGTATAGGACCGGCTCTGAAAGAGCGCGGTTTCATCTTTGTCGGGATTGATGTGATCGGAGGATATCTTACCGAGATCAATGTGACCTCCCCGACAGGGATCCGCGCCATTCAGCGTCTGGACGGCATCGATATTGCAGCCATCATTTGGGATAAAATCGAAGCCAAAAAACAGTAA
- a CDS encoding penicillin-binding protein activator, with translation MRFKPMLEKAANQIAAPLSASSKRSAVRAGAAVALAGIVTACQPVTLGGPGYSTRPTPGVNPPVIAQPTGEVLGSGSVRVALLTPSSAPGQFGKAGQSIRNAAAMALQDYSSADLQVIVKDVGQDQAALQASKALAEGAQLVIGPMRSAQVKTAGTVLKPAGVPMLAFTTDTGVAARGVYLINFTPENDVDRMISYAASKGKRSIAAMLPATPYGSVVEASLRQTAARNGVRILAIEKYKSGGKADPFSLQTAAEKLGEIKNQIDAMYIPEGVAAVPATQLLAGQGIRANKIQFLGSGQWDNASVSREPMLRGAWYPAPPASLRNLDGRTIGFDVFANRYTQQYGERPPRVAALAYDAVILSAALVAQAGERRFAHETLTDPQGFIGFGDGFFRFRPDGTSQRSLGIKEITTSGAKLIENAPMSAAGLPN, from the coding sequence ATGCGTTTCAAACCAATGCTTGAAAAAGCAGCCAACCAGATTGCCGCCCCACTCTCAGCATCGAGCAAACGCTCTGCTGTGCGTGCTGGCGCAGCCGTGGCTTTGGCAGGGATTGTGACGGCCTGTCAGCCAGTCACATTGGGTGGCCCGGGCTATTCCACTCGGCCTACTCCGGGTGTTAATCCACCTGTCATCGCACAGCCTACCGGTGAAGTTTTGGGCTCGGGTAGTGTACGTGTTGCTCTATTGACGCCAAGTTCTGCTCCGGGTCAGTTTGGTAAAGCGGGACAATCCATTCGCAATGCCGCTGCGATGGCCTTGCAGGATTATTCCAGCGCCGACTTGCAAGTGATCGTCAAGGATGTCGGTCAGGATCAAGCTGCACTTCAGGCCTCCAAGGCTCTGGCTGAAGGTGCACAGCTGGTTATCGGTCCGATGCGTTCGGCCCAGGTCAAAACAGCGGGTACTGTCTTGAAGCCTGCTGGTGTTCCGATGCTGGCCTTTACCACTGATACCGGTGTTGCTGCCCGTGGTGTCTATCTGATCAACTTCACACCTGAAAATGATGTTGATCGCATGATTTCCTATGCGGCTTCCAAAGGCAAACGTTCCATTGCTGCCATGCTTCCAGCAACACCTTATGGTTCTGTGGTAGAAGCCTCCTTGCGCCAGACAGCTGCTCGCAATGGTGTCCGTATTCTGGCAATCGAGAAATATAAGAGCGGTGGCAAGGCCGATCCGTTCAGCCTGCAAACTGCGGCAGAAAAGCTAGGCGAAATCAAAAATCAGATCGACGCCATGTATATTCCGGAAGGCGTCGCAGCGGTGCCTGCAACCCAATTGCTGGCCGGGCAGGGCATTCGCGCCAATAAAATTCAGTTCCTTGGCTCCGGTCAGTGGGATAACGCCAGTGTTTCTCGCGAGCCAATGTTGCGTGGTGCCTGGTATCCGGCTCCCCCGGCCAGCCTTCGCAATCTTGATGGCCGCACCATCGGCTTTGATGTCTTTGCCAATCGTTACACTCAGCAATATGGCGAGCGTCCACCACGTGTAGCGGCTCTCGCTTATGACGCGGTTATCCTGTCAGCGGCTCTGGTTGCCCAAGCCGGCGAACGTCGCTTCGCCCATGAAACCTTGACCGACCCGCAAGGCTTCATCGGCTTTGGTGATGGTTTCTTCCGTTTCCGTCCGGATGGCACCTCTCAGCGATCTCTGGGCATCAAGGAAATCACCACCAGCGGTGCCAAATTGATCGAGAATGCACCTATGTCTGCTGCGGGCTTGCCCAACTAA
- a CDS encoding YraN family protein produces the protein MPLHRPDKSKAQPSGKELKKRQTYKQGLKAERWAMWILRAKGYSIRAQRYKAQGGEIDLIAQKGKSLVFVEVKYRQSLEDALYSITPRNQARIVAASQHYLANHSCEAFETFRFDVMAFAPKKGLLPRYQHIENAFEAF, from the coding sequence ATGCCTCTACATCGCCCCGATAAGTCCAAAGCCCAACCATCGGGCAAAGAATTAAAGAAGCGCCAGACCTATAAACAGGGTCTGAAAGCCGAGCGGTGGGCAATGTGGATCTTGCGTGCCAAGGGATATTCCATTCGGGCACAACGTTATAAGGCCCAAGGCGGTGAGATTGATCTGATTGCCCAAAAAGGCAAAAGCCTTGTTTTTGTTGAAGTGAAATATCGGCAATCACTGGAAGATGCACTTTATTCCATCACGCCGCGCAATCAGGCGCGCATAGTTGCCGCAAGTCAGCATTATCTCGCCAATCATTCTTGCGAGGCTTTTGAAACCTTTCGCTTTGATGTCATGGCTTTCGCCCCGAAAAAGGGGCTGCTCCCACGATATCAACATATCGAAAATGCATTCGAAGCCTTTTAA
- the hemW gene encoding radical SAM family heme chaperone HemW, translating to MLNSANKLAKPGPNHPGFGIYVHWPFCAAKCPYCDFNSHVRHKPVDQMRFARALEKELSHYASRVPSQTVTSIFFGGGTPSLMEPATVGHVLDAIHRLWNVDRDAEITLEANPTSVEAKNFKGYRDAGINRVSMGVQSLHDEQLRFLGRMHDVEQAKYAIKLARDIFPRMSFDLIYARPDQTPQSWSDELNEAIDLAADHLSLYQLTIEQDTMFHKLYHSGKFKLPDEDTSVALYEVTHETCEARGLPAYEISNHARPGEESRHNLTYWRYGDYVGVGAGAHGRLTLPNARVATSNEYNPERWLELVEEREIGARGEEILSLEEQGDEFLVMGLRVKEGISLERYQSLSNRTLNGKRLATMIEHGLIEQISDDRIRATREGFFLLNSVVAELASK from the coding sequence GTGCTGAACTCAGCAAACAAACTTGCAAAACCGGGACCCAACCATCCCGGTTTTGGTATTTATGTACATTGGCCATTTTGCGCAGCCAAATGCCCCTATTGCGACTTCAACAGCCATGTTCGCCACAAGCCGGTGGACCAGATGCGCTTTGCCCGCGCGCTGGAAAAAGAACTGAGCCATTACGCGTCGCGCGTTCCTTCTCAAACGGTCACGTCCATTTTCTTCGGTGGTGGCACTCCATCTCTGATGGAGCCTGCAACGGTTGGCCATGTTCTGGATGCCATTCATCGCCTTTGGAACGTGGACAGGGACGCGGAAATCACCTTGGAAGCCAATCCTACCTCGGTAGAAGCAAAGAACTTCAAGGGTTATCGGGATGCTGGCATCAATCGCGTCTCGATGGGTGTTCAATCCTTGCATGATGAGCAATTGCGCTTCCTTGGCCGTATGCATGATGTGGAGCAGGCCAAATATGCCATCAAACTGGCGCGAGACATCTTTCCGCGCATGTCCTTTGATCTGATCTATGCACGGCCTGATCAGACGCCGCAAAGCTGGTCGGATGAACTGAACGAAGCCATTGATCTTGCAGCAGATCACCTCTCGCTCTATCAGCTGACCATTGAGCAGGATACGATGTTCCATAAGCTTTATCACAGCGGCAAGTTCAAACTGCCCGATGAAGATACATCAGTTGCGCTCTATGAGGTCACCCATGAGACCTGCGAGGCGCGTGGTTTGCCTGCTTATGAAATCTCCAATCACGCACGACCAGGCGAAGAAAGCCGCCATAATCTTACCTATTGGCGCTATGGCGATTATGTCGGCGTCGGTGCAGGCGCACATGGACGCTTAACGCTGCCAAATGCCCGCGTTGCTACCAGCAATGAATATAATCCAGAACGTTGGTTGGAGCTGGTGGAAGAGCGGGAAATCGGTGCGCGCGGTGAAGAAATCCTGAGCCTTGAAGAGCAAGGCGATGAATTTCTTGTCATGGGTCTGCGCGTCAAGGAAGGCATCAGCCTTGAGCGCTATCAATCTCTTTCCAATCGTACTCTGAATGGAAAGAGATTGGCGACCATGATTGAACATGGCCTTATCGAGCAGATCTCAGATGATCGCATCCGCGCGACAAGGGAAGGTTTTTTCCTGCTCAATTCCGTCGTTGCGGAACTGGCAAGCAAATAA
- the grpE gene encoding nucleotide exchange factor GrpE: MSEDIRENEAAETPNPAEEVAEEKEEKPYLNPLEAAELRIAELEKEHSEMKDQLLRTVAEMENLRRRTEKEIRDAKQFSVASFARDMLGVADNLRRGQEAISDEDRVGAEGALKALLDGTAMTEREMLKTLEKHGVKKLNPQGEKFDPNYHQAMFEVPNPDVPNNSVIQVVQAGYVIGTRVLRPAMVGVAKGGPKFVTPTEETGESSEGIDKSV; encoded by the coding sequence ATGTCTGAAGACATTCGCGAAAACGAAGCCGCCGAGACCCCAAATCCTGCGGAAGAGGTAGCTGAGGAGAAGGAAGAAAAGCCTTACCTCAATCCTCTGGAAGCAGCAGAACTGCGCATTGCCGAGCTGGAAAAAGAACATTCGGAAATGAAGGACCAGCTTTTGCGGACCGTGGCCGAGATGGAAAATCTGCGCCGCCGCACCGAAAAAGAGATTCGGGACGCCAAACAATTTTCCGTTGCCAGCTTTGCTCGTGACATGCTCGGCGTTGCCGACAATCTGCGCCGCGGCCAGGAAGCTATCAGTGACGAGGATCGCGTTGGAGCAGAAGGTGCCTTGAAAGCACTTCTGGATGGCACTGCCATGACCGAGCGTGAAATGCTGAAGACACTGGAAAAGCACGGTGTGAAAAAGCTGAATCCGCAAGGTGAAAAATTCGACCCGAATTATCATCAGGCCATGTTCGAAGTGCCAAATCCTGATGTACCAAACAATTCGGTCATTCAGGTGGTTCAGGCCGGTTATGTGATCGGCACCCGTGTACTGCGCCCAGCCATGGTTGGTGTTGCGAAAGGTGGCCCGAAATTTGTCACTCCGACCGAAGAGACAGGCGAGTCCTCTGAGGGCATCGACAAGAGCGTCTAA
- the rsmI gene encoding 16S rRNA (cytidine(1402)-2'-O)-methyltransferase, protein MTKPSDLPTDQASPELDENSHQDAPLEKSEAALGEAEYILLGNKMKAPKLPAALYVTATPIGNLKDITIRALETLAACDIIACEDTRVSRKLLSHYGIRSHLVTYHEHNADKQRPYLLNALNEGKAIALISDAGTPLLSDPGYKLVEDVLSEGFEITPIPGASALLAALVPAGLPTDQIHFAGFLPQKAGARVTKLVSLKDIPGTLVFYESPRRLGPVLSAMAEHLGVERKAVIARELTKKFEEFRRGNLAELAEHYANSDAPKGEAVILLGPAAKKELDENDLDQLIRQGLAEGLHVKQLSADLALKTGRKKNEIYKLAQTIKDQI, encoded by the coding sequence ATGACAAAGCCATCAGACCTGCCAACAGACCAAGCTTCTCCCGAACTTGATGAGAATAGTCATCAAGATGCACCCCTTGAAAAATCAGAAGCTGCGCTAGGCGAAGCAGAGTATATTTTGCTTGGCAACAAGATGAAAGCGCCAAAATTGCCAGCTGCGCTTTATGTCACAGCTACCCCGATCGGGAACTTGAAGGACATCACCATTCGTGCGCTGGAAACACTGGCAGCATGCGATATCATTGCTTGTGAAGACACGCGCGTGTCCCGTAAATTGCTAAGCCATTATGGCATCCGAAGCCATCTGGTCACCTATCATGAGCATAATGCGGACAAGCAACGCCCCTATCTGCTGAATGCCCTGAATGAGGGAAAGGCCATTGCGCTGATCAGCGATGCAGGCACCCCGCTCCTCTCTGATCCCGGTTACAAACTGGTTGAAGATGTTTTGAGCGAAGGCTTTGAAATCACGCCGATTCCTGGTGCATCGGCTCTATTGGCGGCCTTGGTGCCTGCAGGCCTGCCAACAGATCAAATCCATTTTGCTGGCTTCTTGCCTCAAAAGGCTGGAGCCCGCGTCACCAAGTTGGTGAGCCTGAAAGATATTCCCGGTACGCTTGTTTTCTACGAAAGCCCGCGCCGCCTCGGCCCGGTATTGAGCGCAATGGCTGAGCATCTGGGGGTAGAGCGCAAAGCGGTGATTGCCCGCGAGCTGACCAAGAAGTTCGAAGAATTTCGTCGAGGCAACTTGGCTGAGCTGGCTGAGCATTATGCAAATAGCGACGCGCCAAAAGGCGAAGCTGTGATCCTGCTGGGTCCCGCAGCCAAGAAGGAGCTTGATGAAAATGATCTGGACCAACTGATTCGCCAGGGATTGGCGGAAGGGCTGCATGTGAAACAGCTGTCAGCCGACTTGGCGCTTAAAACTGGTCGCAAGAAAAACGAAATCTATAAGCTGGCTCAGACTATCAAGGATCAGATATAG
- a CDS encoding methylated-DNA--[protein]-cysteine S-methyltransferase: protein MAEPILYWQMESPVGSLLMGGEGGQLDFLHFPESARRRFIEPEWHEDPTPFAEVRNQLSAYFARELTVFDVPYRLNGSDFQKAVWQQLAAIPFGEVKSYGDIAQALGDKGASRAVGMANNANPIPIIVPCHRVIGADGKLVGFGGGMDTKIWLLEHESIDPRSVKNPDQMNLFG, encoded by the coding sequence ATGGCTGAACCCATTCTATATTGGCAAATGGAAAGCCCAGTTGGATCACTGCTCATGGGCGGTGAGGGTGGTCAGCTCGATTTCCTGCATTTTCCGGAGAGTGCCCGCCGGCGTTTCATCGAGCCCGAATGGCATGAGGACCCAACCCCTTTTGCCGAAGTGCGCAATCAGCTATCTGCTTATTTTGCCAGGGAACTCACTGTCTTTGACGTGCCATACCGCCTTAATGGTTCAGATTTTCAAAAGGCAGTCTGGCAACAATTGGCTGCAATTCCATTTGGTGAAGTGAAATCTTATGGCGATATTGCACAAGCCTTAGGAGACAAGGGTGCAAGTCGAGCCGTTGGTATGGCCAACAATGCCAACCCTATTCCCATCATTGTGCCCTGTCACCGCGTGATAGGAGCGGATGGCAAGTTGGTCGGGTTTGGTGGCGGCATGGATACCAAGATCTGGCTACTTGAGCATGAAAGTATCGATCCACGCTCTGTTAAAAATCCCGATCAAATGAATTTATTTGGCTGA
- a CDS encoding non-canonical purine NTP pyrophosphatase, with amino-acid sequence MARRLTADTPLVVASHNKGKIREIRELLNFYGLSLKEAEELDLPEPIEDGDTFEANAKIKALAAATATGLPALADDSGFAVDALDGDPGIYSARWAGPDKDFGMAMRNVEEKLQQKGVIEPSQRGARFVAVLCLAWPDGHCDLFRGEVEGTCVWPPRGDKGFGYDPVFVPEGFDITFGEMDSEQKHGWKPGQEEALSHRSRAFILFSKACLAS; translated from the coding sequence ATGGCACGCAGACTGACCGCAGACACCCCTCTTGTTGTGGCAAGTCATAACAAGGGAAAAATCCGCGAAATTCGCGAGCTTCTGAACTTTTATGGTCTTTCTTTGAAAGAAGCCGAAGAGCTGGATCTGCCAGAGCCAATTGAAGATGGCGATACCTTTGAGGCCAATGCCAAAATCAAGGCCTTGGCTGCCGCCACCGCTACTGGTCTGCCTGCATTGGCAGACGACTCAGGCTTTGCGGTTGATGCTCTGGATGGAGATCCGGGCATCTATTCTGCGCGCTGGGCTGGGCCGGACAAGGATTTTGGCATGGCCATGCGCAATGTCGAAGAAAAACTGCAGCAAAAAGGTGTGATCGAGCCAAGTCAACGCGGTGCACGTTTCGTGGCGGTGCTGTGCCTTGCCTGGCCTGATGGCCATTGCGATCTTTTCCGTGGCGAAGTGGAAGGCACCTGTGTCTGGCCACCACGTGGCGACAAAGGCTTTGGCTATGATCCGGTCTTTGTGCCGGAAGGCTTTGATATTACCTTTGGTGAAATGGACAGCGAACAAAAGCATGGCTGGAAGCCGGGACAAGAGGAAGCGCTCTCTCACCGTTCCCGCGCCTTCATTCTGTTTTCAAAAGCCTGTCTTGCAAGCTAG